A stretch of DNA from Methanoplanus endosymbiosus:
TAATGAGTACAGACGGGATAATCATAGGAACTATCCGTAATATAATGGTCGATCTTGATTCTGGAGAGGTCATAAATCTCGTTGTAAAACCTGAACCTAATTTTGACACAAGCGGATACACAATAGACG
This window harbors:
- a CDS encoding PRC-barrel domain-containing protein, encoding MKTAFSRSLSKKQVMSTDGIIIGTIRNIMVDLDSGEVINLVVKPEPNFDTSGYTIDGDRLFVPFEAVRDIRDYIVVDRYLSKQ